A single Kitasatospora sp. NBC_00374 DNA region contains:
- a CDS encoding pRL2-8, with protein sequence MSWIDALGEALTVGGSNPEKAASPPRGECRQCWEHAYDSRRVHAHLAPGEECEPCLSHMGGRHPAHLIVT encoded by the coding sequence ATGAGCTGGATCGACGCCCTGGGCGAGGCACTCACCGTCGGCGGCAGCAACCCGGAGAAGGCAGCGAGCCCGCCCCGGGGCGAGTGCCGCCAGTGCTGGGAGCACGCGTATGACAGCCGCCGGGTGCACGCCCACCTCGCCCCCGGTGAGGAGTGCGAGCCCTGCCTCTCCCACATGGGGGGCCGCCACCCCGCCCACCTGATCGTCACCTGA